The Risungbinella massiliensis sequence GGTTCGTGGAATTAAAAGTAGGATGGCAGCTACTAACTCTCCTATTCCAATAAAGATCTCATAGATACGTGAGTAACCAAAAAAGGTCCATGCCAAGGCAAAACCTTCCCCATTGGCTGCGGCGATCTCAGGTGTGGGAGCGCCAAATTGTCCAAAGACAAGTTTGACTGCACCATATATTAAGAAGTTTGCTGCCAAAAAAAGCCGAAAAGTGGCAGGGATCGATTGTCGAAGCACACGAAATAATCTAATTTGGGCCAAGGGATAATTCCCCTTTCTTAGTCGTTTAAGAAACGTTCTCGAATCTCAGGTGTAGGAATCATACAGCTCTCTTTTTTTCCGAAAAAGCGATATCGATTTCGTGCAAACCAGCGATAAAGTGGATCTCGGATCATCTTTGGGATGAAAATGAACGGGTAGAGAATTTTCCACCAACCATCCATTTGTTTGCAGATTCGGAGAATAGCTGTCGATTCGGTATAAATTTTCTCTTGTTCGATTAGAACGATGGAGTCCACTTGCAAAAGGTGTGGTTCTTTTTGTAAGAGGGATCTAGCAGTTTCTGATTGTAAAGAAGCAAATCGAAACCATCCCTTAGAGTCGTGCCGGATGAGAAATAAAACGGATTGATTACAAAAGTTACAAACTCCATCAAAAAGGATCACAGCATGATCTTTTGAATCAGCCAAGTGAGTTTTCATTGGAATTCCTCGTTTCGGTAGATTCTTTTTTATTGTAATAAGCAAACCTTAATACGACCTTAAGGTGAGTTTAAACTCAGAGTAATTCAAATTAAAATGGTATACATAGAGAACTATATGAAAGTGAAGTACAAATGAAATTTTGATAAATGATCAGTATCAATATATCTTAGTGAGAGGAAATGGAGCTATCCATC is a genomic window containing:
- a CDS encoding thiol-disulfide oxidoreductase DCC family protein — protein: MKTHLADSKDHAVILFDGVCNFCNQSVLFLIRHDSKGWFRFASLQSETARSLLQKEPHLLQVDSIVLIEQEKIYTESTAILRICKQMDGWWKILYPFIFIPKMIRDPLYRWFARNRYRFFGKKESCMIPTPEIRERFLND